The following are encoded together in the Myxococcota bacterium genome:
- a CDS encoding cyclase family protein yields the protein PNPVQHHMIGTCTEGYGGDYFAIAPHGFATSHIDALCHIFHDGKLYNGYPIEKVTAHGALELGIHELKDGVVSRGVLIDVPAVHGVEYLEPGTPIFPDELENAEKRQGLRVEPGDVLLVRTGRWALRKERGPWDPRQQCAGLDASCLPWLHERGVATLGCDGVSDVVPSRIEGVNLPIHSVAIAAMGLHLLDNLELEPLAKACAEEKRWEFLLTVAPLILFRGTASPVNPIAMF from the coding sequence CCGAACCCCGTGCAGCACCACATGATCGGCACCTGCACCGAGGGCTACGGCGGCGACTACTTCGCGATCGCGCCGCACGGGTTCGCCACGAGTCACATCGACGCGCTCTGCCACATCTTCCACGACGGCAAGCTCTACAACGGCTACCCGATCGAGAAGGTCACGGCGCACGGCGCGCTCGAGCTGGGCATCCACGAGCTGAAGGACGGCGTGGTCTCGCGCGGCGTGCTGATCGACGTGCCTGCCGTCCACGGGGTCGAGTATCTCGAGCCGGGCACGCCGATCTTTCCCGACGAGCTCGAGAACGCCGAGAAGCGCCAGGGCCTGCGCGTCGAGCCGGGCGACGTGCTGCTCGTGCGCACCGGCCGCTGGGCGCTGCGCAAGGAACGCGGCCCGTGGGACCCGCGCCAGCAGTGTGCGGGCCTCGACGCGTCGTGTCTGCCGTGGCTGCACGAGCGCGGCGTCGCGACGCTCGGCTGCGACGGCGTGTCGGACGTGGTGCCCTCGCGCATCGAGGGCGTGAACCTGCCCATCCACTCGGTCGCGATCGCCGCCATGGGGCTCCACCTGCTCGACAACCTGGAGCTCGAGCCCCTGGCGAAGGCCTGCGCCGAGGAGAAGCGCTGGGAGTTC